The Chitinophaga flava genome has a segment encoding these proteins:
- a CDS encoding fibronectin type III domain-containing protein yields MYRILFTGLLSVGLLLMGRHTASAQQQQSEHRIVGLANPKPGKIQLRWSPAGYIAWEIGNKYGYTVERFTTSVNGVLVPHPQPVLLTPQPLKPYSLKQMETAAQKDDRIAMVAELIYGEGAKKVKPEEGIGSWFENQSQNDWRMSMALLACDMSVAAARSAALFLEDTTVRPGERYAYRISVGQQPKNLIIDTAIVVTALNEPILLGRPPELAIVCADSTATLGWLTNFNRGMYSAYVVERGTDGKTFQPVTDLPVVPTAPDAAGFSYYQDSLPDNDVKYYYRVKGITPFGEYGPYSQVVMGMGVPAVSERPIMDTIIVIDNKKIELRWLLPGDLAKNLSSIIVTRSEKGSGPFLPIATFKTDKTPVYSFTDPKPLASNYYKIKGITKRGKAIYSFPYFAQLIDTIPPAVPTGLAGTVDSTGIVTLKWDSNTEKDLKGYRVFRGNSAKEEFTEATQEILTEPAFKDTITLHTLTSKVFYKIIALDKNYNTSAYTAVLALKRPDTIAPSTPVFTRAVRADSLNGVVLQWNNSTSEDVVKYTLYRINAKDSSRREVGAWDTAHLRESFLDTAVVLGNTYFYELMVWDDSGNKSKDISGDVWFETGKRPAVKNWKGIVDMEKKQVLLSWEYDQPDVKQYRIYRAKNDSPYILYRTIDGNARQSVDDEIILGNIYKYKITAVLKGDAKAVMSREISLKY; encoded by the coding sequence ATGTACCGTATACTATTTACCGGGTTGTTATCTGTGGGGTTGTTGCTGATGGGCCGGCACACCGCCAGTGCGCAGCAACAGCAAAGTGAGCACCGTATTGTGGGCCTGGCAAATCCCAAGCCCGGAAAGATCCAGCTACGCTGGTCGCCGGCAGGATATATTGCCTGGGAGATAGGTAACAAGTACGGCTATACGGTAGAACGTTTTACTACCTCTGTCAACGGGGTACTCGTACCACATCCGCAGCCTGTACTGCTGACACCGCAGCCGTTGAAGCCTTATTCGCTGAAACAGATGGAGACAGCTGCGCAGAAGGATGACCGCATTGCGATGGTAGCGGAACTGATTTATGGAGAAGGAGCTAAAAAAGTAAAGCCTGAAGAAGGGATCGGTTCCTGGTTTGAAAACCAGAGCCAGAACGACTGGCGTATGAGCATGGCCCTGCTGGCCTGCGATATGTCGGTGGCCGCCGCCAGAAGTGCTGCCCTGTTTTTGGAAGATACTACCGTACGCCCGGGTGAACGTTATGCTTACCGCATCAGTGTAGGACAACAACCTAAAAACCTGATCATCGATACAGCCATTGTGGTAACAGCCCTCAACGAACCTATACTGCTGGGCCGCCCGCCGGAACTGGCCATCGTTTGTGCAGACAGCACCGCTACATTAGGCTGGCTTACCAACTTCAACAGAGGGATGTATTCCGCTTATGTAGTAGAAAGAGGTACAGACGGCAAAACATTCCAGCCGGTGACAGATCTGCCCGTAGTGCCCACTGCTCCCGATGCAGCCGGGTTTTCCTATTACCAGGATTCACTGCCCGATAATGATGTGAAATATTATTACCGCGTAAAAGGGATCACTCCTTTTGGTGAATATGGTCCTTACTCCCAGGTAGTAATGGGCATGGGCGTGCCTGCCGTGTCTGAAAGGCCCATCATGGACACCATCATCGTTATCGATAATAAAAAAATTGAACTTCGCTGGTTATTACCCGGTGATCTCGCCAAAAATCTGTCTTCCATCATTGTCACCCGTTCTGAAAAGGGTAGTGGTCCTTTTTTACCAATAGCCACTTTTAAGACCGACAAAACACCGGTATACAGTTTTACCGATCCAAAACCACTGGCATCCAACTATTACAAGATAAAAGGAATCACTAAAAGAGGAAAGGCGATCTATTCCTTTCCTTACTTTGCCCAGTTGATTGATACCATTCCACCGGCAGTACCTACCGGATTGGCCGGTACCGTAGACTCCACCGGAATAGTAACGCTGAAGTGGGACAGTAATACTGAAAAAGACCTCAAAGGTTATCGTGTGTTTAGAGGTAACAGTGCTAAGGAAGAGTTTACGGAGGCAACACAGGAAATCCTTACTGAGCCTGCTTTCAAGGATACGATCACGCTGCATACCCTCACTTCGAAAGTATTCTATAAAATAATCGCACTCGATAAAAACTATAACACCTCCGCCTATACGGCGGTATTGGCACTCAAAAGGCCGGATACCATTGCCCCTTCTACACCAGTGTTTACCAGGGCTGTACGCGCTGATAGTTTAAACGGTGTGGTGTTGCAATGGAACAACAGTACCAGTGAAGATGTAGTGAAATATACACTGTACCGTATCAATGCCAAAGACAGCAGTCGCCGGGAAGTAGGGGCCTGGGATACTGCGCATCTCCGGGAGTCTTTCCTGGATACAGCAGTCGTGTTGGGCAACACTTATTTCTATGAGCTGATGGTATGGGACGACAGTGGCAACAAGTCGAAAGATATCAGCGGTGATGTTTGGTTTGAAACCGGCAAACGTCCTGCCGTGAAGAACTGGAAAGGCATAGTGGATATGGAGAAAAAACAGGTACTGCTCTCATGGGAATATGATCAGCCGGATGTAAAACAATACCGTATTTATCGTGCCAAAAATGATTCGCCGTATATCCTTTACCGTACGATAGATGGTAATGCTAGGCAGTCGGTAGATGACGAAATTATATTGGGTAATATTTATAAATATAAAATAACTGCTGTGCTTAAAGGAGATGCTAAAGCAGTGATGAGCAGGGAGATTTCCCTGAAATACTAA
- a CDS encoding T9SS type A sorting domain-containing protein, producing the protein MSFFSRILCVLVLSLITCNCLLAQNISVYINIPTEYAGKYGTLRLGTNSSGGLWGMSDPGWDIGSIVLGARVSATPPYVLFKDGMPAGSVSISDIYPTKASSTFYGSYNGYGSFTGRWLYDMQMPKAISVSVGASSQTCATEQVTLTSSQNWPLFSDGIVQTAVVWEYQIGANPWKTLGTNSNNYGDTYSYSFYGTSIPEVQSGQVNVHFRCRVRASYSSSTMYSDYSATTADYTFLPGGPQVDINRIQKVSSCVGRATGKIIIPSAAITSRFLNIRWILRPGNVSTPCNPDLSGGGSACGDIIQWSEQNIPVSGGITVNNVSKGKYTLWVINPSGTAGNCYSPIPVEVEDMDPLTATQDMSGSANVSCFGASDGKITVTAAAGNGATNGYFFTLAKGGTTVSAKQQAPGSSLTWNNLSGGDYTVTVEDNACSPSVILPIHLNEPQQIKGEVFPADPSCASPGNGSIAVVADAGSPAVASYQFKLYKDGSLIQQSGAVASRNYTFSGLSDGNYIVQIFNSDFPSCSGWSIPTSLNAVAPLTLSLDDRSMVTCSGGNDGYLKYSATGSTGYIFTLTKSGGSPVSNSSGVFSALTAGSYSIKVQRNVSGCNDAVTQNITITEPTPLQVSLQKTDISCNGAQDGIVKATVSGGSGFYQYKWEKLKGGVWVTDPFWFDTDTKIDALAPGTYRVAVSDSKSTNCSVLSNIVAITELPALQSGGVTIKDAVCLADGATVTISATGGDNSYTYAWTLDGTNYTSFTSGTALHTSGSYYFRIKDGKGCTLELPDAYTITLPATALAFTTQLSSFNGFNISCNGAADGKITVLATGGNGGAYTGYQYKLDNGIYQSANVFSNLGPGTYSISVKDARGCVVSGSVTLVEPSLRINATHQDIDCYGLATGSIATNIQGGAAPYKLYINGTLGAAPAISNLSQGSYALHVTDANGCSKDTTIVVNYLYPAINITTATVTDIRCFGTLGSITLNTTGGDGVYQYSLSNDNWATSQSYSSGAGLDAGVYALKVADGHGCSLTYNNKLTLTAPPAAISFSATLSDYNGHNISCAGGNNGTAQIIATGGNGAAYSGYTYAVDNGAFGNNPLLSGIKAGQHILKVQDGRGCMVSQNYTFTESAQALGVQLVSKQDVPCAAVLTGSITVAGNGGTGSLQYSLDGTNWQSSPVFTGLTNGDYIVTVRDANTCGITLPVKVATLNPPIVIDNITRQDIVCFGTAGTIGVQAHGGSGSFVNEYALNGAAYTSFNNNTPLGAGNYTVRVKDAAGCYSSESGAVSITAPAAALTSLVSTSDYHGMQVSCYGLSDGEINLTTSGGNGGSYQGYQYSVNGGAYTNNAQYKNIGAGNYTIKVRDGRGCEITKNIVLQQPSAPVSLVISDIAHLPCGGNPTGKITLQAAGGTLPYQYTLNNGAPQPDGVFATLPAGDYALLVKDVNGCAASATTAVTAMFPPVTATATVTNVRCNGESNGAVVLQAAGGDGSYNYQWSSAGLNGAQAPQLKAGRYSVKVTDGKGCSQSYSYEVTQPPVLALAVTGSQICDGIDDGTITTTVQGGTTPYQYALGSSIWGSDNTFSNLTSGDYTVKVQDANGCGNSQQTSITKRNVKPDANFLVASRKNAYDTLVIKEISLPAPDFVSWTFDPQAILLGYDHGTPLIKFTRPGTYWVEMQGTFGECNYKVRKDLQISDYDPLAGPSNSLPVRVIDTVTLSPNPNDGNFRFQIKMSRKQQVIVSIFDLNGRVLAKQQYSPALLIDDRFALGNANNGIFILRVVAENESKDVRFIISR; encoded by the coding sequence ATGTCTTTTTTTTCCCGTATTCTGTGTGTACTGGTCCTGTCGTTGATAACCTGTAATTGTCTGCTGGCCCAAAATATTTCTGTTTATATCAATATTCCGACCGAATATGCCGGTAAGTATGGAACGTTGAGGTTGGGGACCAACTCTTCCGGTGGTCTCTGGGGCATGTCTGATCCCGGTTGGGATATTGGTAGTATTGTTCTTGGTGCAAGAGTAAGCGCAACGCCTCCTTATGTGTTGTTCAAAGATGGAATGCCCGCCGGTAGTGTATCCATTTCTGATATCTATCCAACAAAAGCTAGTAGTACCTTTTATGGCAGCTATAATGGTTATGGCAGTTTTACAGGCAGATGGTTGTATGATATGCAGATGCCTAAAGCTATTAGTGTATCTGTTGGCGCATCCTCGCAAACCTGTGCTACCGAGCAGGTGACTCTTACCTCTTCCCAAAATTGGCCTCTTTTTTCTGATGGTATCGTACAAACAGCTGTTGTATGGGAATACCAGATTGGCGCCAATCCATGGAAGACGTTAGGGACGAATTCCAATAACTACGGAGATACATATTCCTATTCCTTTTATGGGACTAGTATCCCCGAGGTGCAGAGTGGTCAGGTTAATGTCCATTTCAGGTGCCGGGTAAGAGCGTCCTATTCCAGCAGCACCATGTATTCCGACTATTCCGCCACAACGGCTGATTATACTTTCCTACCCGGAGGACCTCAGGTAGATATAAACCGCATACAGAAAGTTTCTTCCTGTGTCGGCAGGGCCACCGGTAAGATTATCATCCCTTCAGCTGCCATCACCAGCAGGTTTCTGAACATACGATGGATCCTGCGGCCAGGTAATGTTTCCACTCCCTGTAATCCCGATCTGTCTGGCGGAGGATCTGCCTGTGGTGATATTATTCAATGGAGCGAGCAAAACATTCCTGTATCCGGCGGTATTACGGTTAATAATGTATCCAAAGGAAAATATACACTATGGGTGATCAACCCTTCCGGAACGGCTGGTAACTGCTACAGTCCTATTCCCGTGGAAGTAGAAGATATGGACCCGCTTACAGCTACACAAGATATGTCCGGCTCTGCGAATGTATCCTGTTTTGGTGCCAGTGATGGTAAAATCACTGTTACGGCGGCAGCTGGTAATGGCGCTACCAACGGCTATTTCTTTACACTGGCAAAAGGTGGTACTACTGTGTCTGCAAAGCAACAAGCCCCTGGTAGTTCCTTGACCTGGAACAACCTATCCGGTGGCGACTACACGGTGACCGTGGAAGATAACGCCTGTTCACCCAGCGTAATATTACCCATACACCTGAATGAACCACAGCAGATAAAAGGAGAGGTATTCCCTGCTGATCCTTCCTGTGCAAGTCCGGGCAATGGTTCTATTGCCGTGGTGGCCGATGCAGGCAGCCCGGCTGTTGCCAGCTATCAGTTCAAACTGTATAAAGATGGTTCATTGATACAGCAAAGCGGGGCAGTGGCTTCGCGTAACTATACTTTCAGTGGTTTGAGTGATGGTAACTATATCGTACAGATATTCAACAGCGATTTCCCTTCCTGCAGTGGATGGAGTATTCCAACCAGCCTGAATGCGGTTGCACCACTGACACTTTCTTTGGATGACCGTAGTATGGTGACCTGTTCCGGCGGCAATGATGGTTATCTGAAATATTCAGCTACCGGATCCACGGGTTATATTTTCACCCTCACCAAATCCGGTGGTAGCCCCGTAAGCAATAGCAGCGGAGTTTTCAGCGCGTTGACTGCCGGCAGCTATAGCATCAAAGTACAAAGAAATGTATCCGGCTGTAATGATGCCGTTACGCAAAATATCACTATCACAGAGCCAACGCCTCTGCAGGTAAGTCTGCAAAAAACGGATATCTCCTGCAACGGCGCTCAGGATGGTATCGTGAAAGCCACTGTTTCCGGTGGTTCCGGCTTCTATCAATATAAATGGGAAAAGCTGAAAGGCGGCGTATGGGTGACAGACCCTTTCTGGTTTGATACCGATACCAAGATCGATGCACTTGCTCCGGGTACTTATCGTGTAGCCGTTTCCGATAGTAAGTCCACCAACTGCTCCGTACTTTCAAATATTGTTGCGATCACCGAGCTGCCGGCCCTGCAGTCCGGCGGGGTGACCATCAAAGACGCTGTCTGCCTGGCCGATGGTGCTACCGTTACCATCTCCGCTACCGGCGGTGACAACAGCTATACCTACGCCTGGACACTGGACGGCACCAATTATACTTCGTTTACATCGGGCACAGCCCTGCATACTTCCGGTTCTTATTATTTCAGAATCAAAGATGGTAAAGGTTGTACGCTGGAGCTGCCGGATGCATATACTATTACCTTGCCCGCCACGGCACTGGCGTTTACAACACAGCTGTCTTCCTTCAACGGTTTTAATATCTCCTGTAACGGTGCGGCTGATGGTAAAATCACTGTACTGGCAACAGGCGGTAACGGCGGAGCCTATACGGGATATCAATATAAACTTGATAATGGTATTTATCAATCCGCGAATGTATTTTCGAATCTGGGCCCCGGAACTTACAGCATCAGTGTGAAAGATGCCCGTGGTTGTGTGGTGTCCGGTAGCGTAACGCTGGTAGAGCCTTCCCTGCGTATCAATGCTACGCATCAGGATATTGACTGTTACGGCCTTGCTACCGGTAGCATTGCGACTAACATACAAGGAGGGGCTGCTCCGTATAAATTATATATCAACGGTACACTGGGAGCGGCACCAGCAATCAGTAACCTGTCGCAGGGCAGTTATGCGTTGCATGTAACAGATGCCAACGGCTGTTCCAAAGACACTACGATTGTGGTTAACTACCTGTACCCGGCAATAAATATCACCACTGCTACGGTGACGGATATACGCTGTTTTGGTACTCTGGGTAGCATCACACTCAACACAACAGGAGGTGATGGTGTTTACCAGTACAGTCTGAGTAATGACAACTGGGCTACGTCCCAATCCTATAGCAGTGGTGCGGGTCTTGATGCCGGTGTGTATGCACTGAAGGTAGCCGATGGGCATGGTTGTAGTCTTACCTATAATAACAAACTTACGCTGACAGCTCCACCTGCTGCCATCAGCTTCTCCGCCACACTTTCAGATTATAATGGTCATAATATATCCTGTGCAGGAGGTAACAACGGTACTGCGCAGATAATTGCTACCGGTGGTAACGGTGCTGCATACAGCGGTTACACCTATGCGGTGGACAATGGTGCTTTTGGCAATAATCCATTGCTCTCCGGTATCAAAGCCGGTCAGCATATCCTGAAGGTACAGGATGGCCGCGGTTGCATGGTATCACAGAACTATACCTTTACAGAATCCGCTCAGGCACTGGGTGTACAGCTGGTGAGCAAGCAGGATGTCCCCTGCGCAGCGGTGCTTACAGGCAGTATCACAGTGGCAGGTAACGGTGGCACCGGCAGTCTGCAGTACAGTCTCGACGGTACCAACTGGCAAAGCAGCCCTGTATTCACCGGATTAACAAACGGAGATTACATCGTTACTGTCAGAGACGCTAATACCTGCGGTATCACTTTGCCGGTGAAGGTGGCTACTTTAAATCCACCTATTGTGATTGATAATATCACCCGTCAGGATATCGTTTGTTTTGGTACGGCGGGAACCATTGGGGTGCAAGCTCATGGCGGCAGTGGTAGTTTTGTCAATGAATACGCCCTGAACGGTGCCGCCTATACGTCATTTAATAACAATACCCCGCTGGGAGCGGGCAATTATACAGTTCGCGTAAAAGATGCTGCAGGATGTTATTCTTCTGAAAGTGGGGCGGTAAGCATCACCGCACCGGCAGCAGCGTTGACCTCTTTAGTAAGTACTTCCGATTATCATGGTATGCAGGTGTCCTGCTATGGCCTGTCCGATGGGGAAATTAACCTGACTACCAGTGGTGGCAACGGCGGCAGCTATCAGGGGTATCAATACAGTGTTAACGGTGGTGCCTACACGAATAATGCTCAATACAAAAACATAGGTGCCGGCAACTATACCATCAAAGTCCGGGATGGACGCGGTTGTGAAATCACTAAAAACATTGTTCTACAACAGCCATCAGCGCCAGTGTCGCTGGTGATCTCAGACATTGCACACCTGCCCTGTGGTGGTAACCCTACCGGAAAAATCACCCTGCAGGCTGCCGGTGGTACATTGCCCTATCAATATACACTCAACAATGGAGCTCCACAGCCGGATGGCGTATTTGCAACATTGCCTGCCGGTGACTATGCCCTCCTGGTAAAAGATGTCAACGGTTGTGCCGCATCAGCCACCACGGCAGTAACAGCCATGTTCCCACCGGTAACAGCTACCGCTACGGTTACGAATGTACGCTGTAATGGTGAATCCAATGGTGCGGTGGTATTGCAAGCGGCAGGCGGAGATGGAAGTTACAATTACCAGTGGAGCAGCGCCGGACTGAATGGGGCTCAGGCACCACAGCTCAAAGCTGGCCGTTACAGCGTAAAAGTCACTGACGGCAAAGGCTGCAGCCAGTCCTATAGTTATGAAGTAACCCAACCGCCGGTGCTGGCGCTGGCTGTGACAGGCTCGCAGATATGCGATGGTATCGATGATGGTACCATCACGACTACCGTACAAGGTGGCACCACTCCTTATCAATATGCACTGGGCAGCAGCATCTGGGGCAGCGACAATACCTTCAGCAACCTCACTTCCGGCGACTATACCGTGAAAGTTCAGGATGCGAATGGCTGCGGCAACAGTCAGCAGACTTCCATCACCAAACGTAATGTTAAGCCGGATGCCAACTTCCTGGTAGCCTCCCGCAAAAACGCCTATGATACGCTGGTGATCAAGGAAATCAGCCTCCCGGCACCCGACTTTGTCAGCTGGACCTTCGACCCGCAGGCTATCCTGCTGGGCTATGACCACGGTACCCCACTGATAAAGTTCACCCGTCCGGGTACCTACTGGGTAGAAATGCAGGGCACTTTCGGTGAATGTAACTACAAAGTGCGCAAAGACCTTCAGATCAGCGACTACGACCCGCTGGCAGGGCCATCCAACAGCCTGCCGGTACGTGTAATCGATACCGTTACACTGTCACCCAATCCTAATGATGGTAACTTCCGGTTCCAGATTAAGATGAGCCGCAAGCAACAGGTGATCGTATCCATATTTGATCTGAATGGCCGCGTGCTGGCTAAACAACAGTATAGCCCGGCACTCCTGATAGATGACCGCTTTGCTTTGGGTAATGCCAATAACGGCATTTTTATCCTGAGGGTAGTCGCCGAAAATGAAAGTAAAGACGTCAGATTTATTATCAGCCGTTAA